In the genome of Paludisphaera rhizosphaerae, one region contains:
- a CDS encoding fused response regulator/phosphatase — protein MSTDAHFTEHKITVLLIDDQAMIGEAVRRMLAGESDIEFHACRDATIALDEALRIKPTVILQDLVMPDVDGLTLVKNFRAREETHDVPMIVLSTKEEPAVKAEAFALGANDYVVKLPDRLELIARIRYHSRGYIALLQRNEAYKALEESQKRLAAEVRQAERYVYSLLPDKLKKGEILTDWRFVPSAELGGDSFGYHWLDDDHFAFYLLDVSGHGVGAALLSVSAMNALRSQALPNADFRNPSQVLFALNNAFQMDQQNGLYFTIWYGVFHKPTRTVHYAGGGHPPAILIDGPSRDDVKLTMLESSGPMIGAMTDMEYASAEATLGAFAKIYLFSDGAYEIEKADGVLWPFSEFIAFMGKGPFDDPAAPKMDALVAHDRDLMGQDDFADDLSMVELTFLP, from the coding sequence ATGAGCACCGACGCCCATTTCACCGAGCACAAGATCACCGTCCTCCTGATCGACGATCAGGCGATGATCGGCGAGGCCGTGCGGCGGATGCTCGCCGGCGAGTCCGACATCGAGTTCCACGCCTGCCGAGACGCCACCATCGCGCTCGACGAGGCGCTCCGGATCAAGCCCACGGTCATCCTTCAGGACCTGGTCATGCCCGACGTCGACGGCCTGACCCTGGTCAAGAACTTCCGCGCCCGGGAAGAGACCCACGACGTGCCGATGATCGTGCTCTCCACCAAGGAGGAGCCGGCCGTCAAGGCGGAGGCCTTCGCCCTGGGCGCCAACGACTACGTCGTCAAGCTCCCCGACCGCCTGGAGCTGATCGCCCGGATCCGCTACCACTCGCGGGGGTACATCGCCCTTCTTCAGAGGAACGAAGCTTACAAGGCCCTGGAAGAGAGCCAGAAGCGGCTCGCCGCCGAGGTCCGCCAGGCCGAGCGCTACGTCTACTCGCTCTTGCCCGACAAGCTGAAGAAGGGGGAGATCCTGACCGACTGGCGGTTCGTCCCCTCGGCCGAGTTGGGGGGGGACTCGTTCGGCTATCACTGGCTGGACGACGACCACTTCGCCTTCTACCTGCTGGACGTCAGCGGCCACGGCGTCGGCGCGGCGTTGCTCTCGGTCTCGGCGATGAACGCGCTGCGGTCGCAGGCCCTGCCGAACGCCGACTTCCGCAACCCCAGCCAGGTCCTCTTCGCGCTCAACAACGCCTTCCAGATGGACCAGCAGAACGGGCTCTACTTCACGATCTGGTACGGCGTCTTCCACAAGCCGACGCGGACCGTCCACTACGCGGGGGGCGGCCACCCGCCGGCCATCCTCATCGACGGCCCCTCGCGCGACGACGTCAAGCTGACGATGCTGGAGTCGAGCGGCCCGATGATCGGCGCGATGACCGACATGGAGTACGCCTCGGCCGAGGCGACCCTGGGCGCCTTCGCCAAGATCTACCTCTTCAGCGACGGCGCCTACGAGATCGAGAAGGCCGACGGCGTCCTCTGGCCCTTCTCCGAGTTCATCGCCTTCATGGGCAAAGGCCCCTTCGACGACCCGGCCGCCCCCAAGATGGACGCCCTCGTCGCCCACGACCGCGACCTCATGGGCCAGGACGACTTCGCCGACGACCTGTCGATGGTCGAGCTGACGTTTCTACCGTGA
- a CDS encoding transposase, translating into MDLFGEVVDGEMRLNAAGAMVAETWRALAQRFPRVAPDTFIVMPNHFHGILFLGGGDPDSDGDSASVGAPLVGARIPDAPTTPGSKSDADRAPTRGAPTAARIPDVPTSKRIAVGDVVGAFKSLTTLEYTRGVKALGWARFRGSLWQRNYFEHIIRDEEPLAAIRGYILDNPRRWTSDRENHDTSREEPKAPAWVAGVSG; encoded by the coding sequence GTGGACCTGTTCGGCGAGGTGGTCGACGGAGAAATGCGGCTCAACGCCGCAGGGGCCATGGTTGCGGAAACGTGGCGGGCGCTAGCCCAGAGGTTCCCGCGGGTGGCGCCCGATACATTCATCGTGATGCCGAACCATTTCCACGGGATCTTGTTCCTGGGCGGCGGCGATCCGGATTCCGACGGCGATTCGGCATCGGTAGGGGCACCCCTTGTGGGTGCCCGAATTCCGGATGCGCCAACCACGCCGGGATCGAAATCCGACGCCGATCGGGCGCCCACAAGGGGCGCCCCTACAGCCGCCCGAATTCCGGACGTCCCAACGTCGAAAAGAATCGCGGTGGGGGACGTGGTGGGGGCTTTCAAATCCTTGACGACGCTCGAATACACGCGCGGCGTCAAGGCTTTGGGCTGGGCTCGTTTCCGCGGCTCGCTTTGGCAACGGAACTATTTCGAGCACATCATCCGTGACGAGGAACCCCTGGCGGCGATTCGCGGCTACATCCTCGACAATCCGCGCCGCTGGACCTCCGACCGGGAAAACCACGACACATCGCGGGAGGAACCGAAGGCCCCGGCGTGGGTCGCCGGGGTCTCGGGCTGA
- a CDS encoding apolipoprotein A1/A4/E family protein: MYARSTFAAMMTASGAGLLGLAVLLGPAIAAAVAQEAPPRERPEPPAPSDPPPAPNVDEKDAEKAADELAKDLQDLADRLGRRAEPVADQIRKALGQAAKAVGQALEQEDVSSDDLKAALEQARDELHRAFQEGGPIDREARDAFREAQEELREGLDKSRREARDAFRKRYDVERERLREGLDKAKEELNEKLKPEAEETKPEADDPDVSKARQHVRELQEQLREAQRNLQQSERDSRDRGPRRPMPLRDRIGPGPGPGGPGMRGPGMMRGPGPRPTPAPEAQPAPAPTPEPETKAAPTTDADRRLDALEAKLDRLLESLGDLKSEKKKDKDDD, from the coding sequence ATGTACGCCCGTTCGACGTTCGCGGCAATGATGACGGCCAGCGGAGCCGGCCTGCTCGGCCTGGCTGTTCTGCTGGGCCCGGCCATCGCCGCCGCGGTCGCTCAAGAGGCCCCTCCTCGCGAGCGTCCCGAGCCCCCGGCTCCCTCCGATCCCCCTCCGGCCCCCAACGTCGATGAGAAGGACGCCGAAAAGGCCGCCGACGAGTTGGCGAAGGACCTCCAGGACCTCGCTGATCGCCTGGGCCGTCGCGCTGAGCCGGTCGCCGACCAGATCCGCAAGGCGCTGGGCCAGGCCGCCAAGGCCGTCGGCCAGGCCCTGGAACAGGAAGACGTCTCGTCCGACGACCTCAAGGCGGCCCTCGAACAGGCCCGCGACGAGCTGCACCGCGCCTTCCAGGAAGGCGGTCCGATCGACCGTGAGGCCCGCGACGCCTTCCGCGAGGCCCAGGAAGAGCTGCGCGAAGGTCTCGACAAGTCCCGCCGCGAAGCCCGCGACGCCTTCCGCAAGCGCTACGACGTCGAACGCGAACGCCTCCGCGAGGGTCTCGACAAGGCCAAGGAAGAGCTGAACGAGAAGCTCAAGCCCGAAGCCGAAGAGACCAAGCCCGAAGCCGACGACCCCGACGTCTCCAAGGCCCGCCAGCACGTCCGCGAGCTTCAGGAGCAGCTCCGCGAAGCCCAGCGCAACCTCCAGCAGTCCGAGCGCGACAGCCGCGATCGCGGCCCCCGCCGCCCGATGCCCCTCCGCGACCGCATCGGCCCTGGCCCCGGTCCCGGCGGCCCGGGCATGCGAGGCCCCGGCATGATGCGAGGCCCCGGCCCCCGGCCGACCCCGGCCCCCGAAGCCCAGCCCGCTCCTGCTCCCACCCCCGAGCCTGAGACGAAAGCCGCCCCCACCACCGACGCCGACCGACGCCTCGACGCCCTCGAGGCCAAGCTGGACAGGCTCCTCGAATCGCTGGGGGACCTGAAGTCCGAAAAGAAGAAGGACAAGGACGACGACTGA
- the trpC gene encoding indole-3-glycerol phosphate synthase TrpC has product MSENPNGPKPPSILTEIVQSKRREVARDRLRMPLEELEAQAAEAPPVRDFRAALDGRGAISLIAEVKKASPSVKVIREDFEPVAIARAYQDHGAACMSVLTDVPYFQGHLSYLARIRAATAIPLLRKDFLIDEYQVVEARVAGADAILLIAEILDDATMAALLERARGLGMAALVEFHDPANLPRVLAAGADLIGVNNRDLHTFTTDLERTMRVRDQIPDDVLLVSESGIHSHAQVAQLEKAGVHAILVGESLMRSPDVGLAVERLMGLAPETAS; this is encoded by the coding sequence ATGTCTGAAAATCCAAACGGACCGAAGCCCCCGAGCATCCTCACCGAAATCGTCCAATCGAAGCGCCGGGAGGTGGCGCGCGACCGCCTTCGCATGCCGTTGGAGGAGCTTGAGGCCCAGGCCGCCGAGGCCCCTCCGGTCCGCGACTTCCGCGCCGCGCTCGACGGTCGGGGGGCGATCTCGCTGATCGCCGAGGTCAAGAAGGCCAGTCCGTCGGTGAAGGTGATCCGCGAGGACTTCGAGCCGGTGGCGATCGCCCGCGCCTACCAGGACCACGGCGCCGCCTGCATGAGCGTGTTGACGGACGTCCCCTATTTCCAGGGCCACCTGTCCTACCTGGCCCGGATCCGCGCCGCGACGGCCATCCCGCTCTTGCGCAAGGACTTCCTGATCGACGAGTACCAGGTGGTCGAGGCCCGCGTCGCTGGGGCCGACGCGATCCTCTTGATCGCCGAGATCCTCGACGACGCCACGATGGCCGCGCTTCTGGAGCGGGCCCGAGGGCTGGGCATGGCCGCATTGGTGGAGTTCCACGACCCGGCCAACCTTCCCCGCGTGCTGGCCGCCGGCGCGGATCTGATCGGGGTCAACAACCGCGACCTCCACACCTTCACCACCGACCTGGAGCGAACCATGCGGGTCCGCGACCAGATCCCCGACGACGTGCTCCTCGTCAGCGAGAGCGGCATCCACTCGCACGCCCAGGTCGCCCAGTTGGAGAAGGCCGGCGTGCACGCCATTCTCGTCGGCGAATCGCTGATGCGCTCGCCCGACGTCGGGCTGGCCGTCGAGCGGCTGATGGGCCTGGCCCCGGAAACGGCCTCCTGA
- a CDS encoding protein kinase domain-containing protein, with translation MTTIAHCPNPSCGRINHLGDDSLGRIFRCPRCRTKLRPVEPCVGSGSDSGWTAAASPRFGSARSAAKGFGVGSGSGGVAVLAPPNSARSAAAMTDSGEFRAAAFGPGDWDEPWDHLVEEASGFGFAWNESSYTVPALGPADASRTGVLAAIRPERIPGVEGGERGLGRFRIMGLLGEGRHATVYRAFDPTLERQVALKLLRDEAPRSSRAQERFLGEARALARLKHPGIVSIFEAGRDGDRLYLALDLIEGRSLDVVLAEGRPAPRRAAEIVADLAEALAYAHGLGIVHRDVKPANVRIDARGGVHLMDFGIAYRPDSPDPAAADALDVIIGTPAYLAPEQVGEGRGEVLPASDQYSLGALLFELLCGRPPFEGGPAAVMAQAAAAVEPPCPSTVDPRVPRPLAEVCRRATARRPEHRYASCQDFADDLRRWLRGERPQGRRRAWFS, from the coding sequence ATGACCACCATCGCGCATTGCCCCAACCCCTCCTGCGGACGTATCAACCACCTGGGGGACGACTCCCTGGGTCGGATCTTCCGATGCCCGCGGTGTCGGACCAAGCTCCGTCCGGTCGAGCCCTGCGTCGGCTCGGGGTCGGACTCAGGATGGACGGCGGCCGCGTCGCCCCGGTTCGGTTCCGCCAGGTCGGCGGCGAAGGGGTTTGGGGTTGGCTCCGGCTCCGGCGGGGTGGCCGTGCTGGCTCCTCCCAACTCGGCCCGATCGGCTGCGGCGATGACGGATAGCGGCGAGTTCCGCGCCGCCGCGTTCGGTCCCGGCGACTGGGACGAGCCGTGGGACCATCTGGTTGAGGAAGCCTCGGGCTTCGGATTCGCCTGGAACGAAAGTTCATACACCGTCCCCGCTTTGGGTCCGGCGGACGCCTCGCGCACAGGGGTTCTGGCGGCGATTCGCCCGGAACGGATTCCCGGCGTCGAGGGGGGCGAGCGCGGGCTGGGGCGGTTCCGAATCATGGGCCTGCTGGGCGAGGGCCGCCACGCCACGGTCTACCGCGCGTTCGACCCGACCCTGGAACGACAGGTCGCCCTCAAGCTGCTGCGTGACGAGGCCCCGCGGTCGTCGCGGGCTCAGGAGCGGTTCCTGGGAGAGGCCCGCGCCCTGGCCCGGCTGAAGCATCCCGGCATCGTCTCGATCTTCGAGGCCGGCCGCGACGGCGACCGGCTCTACCTGGCTCTCGACCTGATCGAGGGCCGCAGCCTGGACGTGGTGCTCGCCGAGGGTCGGCCGGCCCCCCGTCGCGCCGCGGAGATCGTGGCCGACCTGGCCGAGGCCCTGGCGTACGCCCACGGTCTGGGGATCGTTCATCGCGACGTCAAGCCGGCGAACGTCCGGATCGACGCCCGGGGCGGCGTCCACCTGATGGACTTCGGCATCGCCTACCGCCCGGATTCGCCCGACCCGGCCGCGGCCGACGCCCTCGACGTGATCATCGGCACGCCGGCGTACCTCGCCCCCGAACAGGTGGGCGAAGGCCGAGGCGAGGTCCTCCCGGCCAGCGACCAGTACAGCCTGGGCGCCTTGCTGTTCGAGCTGCTTTGCGGCCGGCCGCCGTTCGAGGGCGGTCCCGCGGCGGTCATGGCCCAGGCCGCCGCCGCCGTCGAGCCCCCCTGCCCCTCGACCGTGGACCCGCGCGTGCCGCGTCCCCTGGCCGAGGTTTGCCGCAGGGCGACCGCCCGTCGGCCCGAACACCGATACGCCTCGTGCCAGGACTTCGCCGACGACCTTCGCCGCTGGCTCCGCGGCGAACGCCCTCAAGGCCGTCGCCGCGCCTGGTTTTCCTGA
- a CDS encoding response regulator: MPRLLIVDDSDFERGFIARLLAGFEGLTVEFASSGAEALEVVQADAPDLILTDLVMPGVDGLELVRRIRGPHPGLPIILMTAFGGEDEAVAALRAGAADYLTKSRLEKDLVPTLRRALDAFRVDRRRQGLNRRLRSRTSEYELGCEPDLVWTLGHVLVEEVAALGLLEHPERIRLHVALQEALANALYHGNLELDSELRQEDETVFYLLGETRRVQEPYRSRRLRVKAALDHHSAVFVIADDGPGFDHGRLTRPVADEDLARIGGRGLLLMRTFMDEVKYNARGNVVTLVKRLGPRPAHDEASRTGGS; this comes from the coding sequence TTGCCCCGACTCCTGATCGTTGACGATTCTGATTTCGAACGCGGTTTCATCGCCCGCTTGCTCGCCGGATTCGAGGGCCTGACCGTTGAATTCGCCTCCAGCGGCGCCGAAGCGCTGGAGGTCGTTCAAGCCGACGCCCCGGATCTGATTTTGACCGATCTGGTTATGCCCGGGGTCGATGGTCTGGAGTTGGTCCGTCGGATTCGAGGGCCCCATCCCGGTCTGCCCATCATTCTGATGACCGCTTTTGGGGGCGAGGACGAAGCCGTTGCCGCTCTTCGCGCCGGAGCCGCGGACTATCTGACCAAGTCCCGTCTGGAGAAAGACCTCGTGCCCACGTTGCGTCGCGCCCTGGACGCATTCCGCGTCGATCGCCGTCGCCAGGGCTTGAACCGTCGCCTTCGGTCGCGAACGTCCGAGTACGAGCTGGGCTGCGAACCCGACCTCGTCTGGACCCTCGGCCACGTCCTGGTCGAGGAGGTCGCCGCCCTCGGCTTGCTCGAACATCCCGAGCGCATTCGGCTGCACGTCGCCTTGCAAGAAGCTCTGGCCAACGCGCTCTACCACGGCAACCTGGAGTTGGACTCCGAACTCCGGCAGGAGGACGAGACCGTCTTTTACCTGCTGGGAGAGACCCGGCGGGTGCAGGAGCCCTATCGATCGCGCCGGCTTCGCGTAAAGGCGGCGCTCGACCATCATTCCGCCGTCTTCGTCATCGCCGACGACGGGCCCGGCTTCGACCACGGCCGCCTGACTCGCCCCGTCGCGGACGAGGACCTCGCCCGCATCGGCGGCCGGGGTCTGCTGCTGATGCGGACGTTCATGGACGAGGTGAAATACAACGCCCGGGGGAACGTCGTCACCCTGGTCAAACGGCTGGGGCCTCGGCCGGCGCATGACGAGGCGAGCCGTACCGGCGGATCCTAG
- the fdhD gene encoding formate dehydrogenase accessory sulfurtransferase FdhD → MHEPTGVHLPDVNVPHPARAVARVSVRVRGTSGADDHYDWVAVEEPLEIRVAGPDQEPVSVAVTMRTPGSDVELAVGFLYTEGLIDRDDRISTSDAPAPWHSQVVSIALARPFDGSALKRNFFASSSCGVCGKATLDQAFIRCGAVAPGPVVRASTLAGLPDALRPAQRGFDRTGGLHAAGLFDADGRLLAVREDVGRHNAVDKIVGRAFLDGGLPLSDRILLASGRAGFEILQKAAVAGVPIVCAVSAPSSLAVETADRLGITLVGFLRGDRFNIYTNPGRIDVGA, encoded by the coding sequence ATGCACGAGCCGACGGGCGTCCACCTCCCCGACGTCAACGTCCCTCACCCCGCGCGGGCGGTGGCGAGGGTTAGCGTGCGCGTGCGGGGGACTTCGGGCGCAGACGACCACTACGACTGGGTGGCCGTCGAGGAGCCGCTGGAGATCCGAGTCGCCGGCCCCGACCAGGAGCCGGTGAGCGTCGCCGTGACGATGCGGACGCCCGGCAGCGACGTTGAACTCGCCGTCGGCTTCCTCTACACCGAGGGGCTCATCGACCGGGACGACCGGATCTCAACCTCCGACGCACCCGCGCCGTGGCACTCGCAGGTCGTCTCGATCGCACTGGCGCGGCCGTTCGACGGCTCGGCCCTGAAGCGGAACTTCTTCGCCTCGTCCAGTTGCGGCGTCTGCGGCAAGGCGACGCTCGACCAGGCGTTCATTCGTTGCGGCGCCGTCGCGCCGGGGCCGGTCGTGCGGGCCTCGACGCTCGCCGGTCTGCCCGACGCCCTTCGCCCCGCCCAGCGCGGGTTCGACCGGACCGGGGGCCTGCACGCCGCCGGCCTGTTCGACGCCGACGGCCGCCTGCTGGCCGTCCGCGAGGATGTGGGACGGCACAACGCCGTCGACAAGATCGTCGGCCGGGCGTTTCTCGACGGCGGGCTGCCGCTGTCGGACCGGATTCTGCTGGCCTCTGGTCGCGCGGGGTTCGAGATCCTGCAAAAGGCGGCCGTCGCCGGCGTGCCGATCGTCTGCGCCGTGTCGGCTCCGTCGAGCCTGGCGGTGGAGACGGCCGACCGACTGGGGATCACCCTGGTCGGCTTCCTCCGCGGCGACCGATTCAATATTTATACAAACCCCGGGCGCATCGACGTCGGGGCCTGA
- a CDS encoding FdhF/YdeP family oxidoreductase, whose translation MAEHEATSPEATEAVNEDASSTSEPASPSSSSPLPVELATVDVQPYHHAAAGFGAIVNSMKKALPQMGPLRSADMFLKINQVKGFDCPSCAWTESGSDRRETFEFCENGVKAVSAEATVWRVRPAFFRKWSVPQLREHDDHWLENQGRLTQPMHLASGADHYEPISWEDAFALIGRELKGLGSPNEAVFYTSGRTSNEAAFLYQLFARLFGTNNLPDCSNMCHESTSFGLQEQLGVGKGMVTLDDFELADAMFLFGHNPGTNHPRMLTTLANAAERGCKIVAVNPLRERGLERFAHPQHPIDMLKGGRSIASMYIPVRIGGDLALLKGIMKEIVDAERRNPGQVLDLPFIRDHTSGFDEFAADLDATSWDAIVASSGVGREMIRAAADVYAKADRVIACWGMGITQHRWGVANVQAIGDLLLLRGNIGRPGAGACPVRGHSNVQGDRTMGIFERPSAGFLDRLGKVFGFEPPREHGYSVVEAIKAMHEGKVGVFFAMGGNFAVASPDTAYTAEALSRCRLTVSVATKLNRGHLTVGREALILPCLGRTELDVQASGTQFVTVEDSMSVIHASHGSLKPGSPMLRSEPWIVTRLAMAALGASSPVDWESLADDYDRIRDLIEKTVPGFHEYNERVRHPGGFTLVNPAAERRFVTATGKARFMAHPIPADPCGPGRLLLATIRSHDQFNTTIYGYDDRYRGVYNTRRIVFMNARDVDRLGLVDRQVVDILGEHKGETRVCPRFIVVAHDVPEGSCAAYYPETNPLVPLDDVDARSLTPSSKSVVVRIVATRHGKSV comes from the coding sequence ATGGCCGAACACGAAGCGACGTCGCCGGAAGCGACTGAGGCTGTCAACGAGGACGCATCCTCGACTTCGGAGCCTGCGTCCCCCTCCTCCTCTTCGCCCTTGCCCGTCGAACTGGCGACGGTGGACGTTCAGCCTTACCACCACGCGGCGGCGGGGTTCGGCGCGATCGTCAACTCGATGAAGAAGGCGCTCCCGCAGATGGGGCCGCTGCGGTCGGCCGACATGTTCCTGAAGATCAACCAGGTGAAGGGCTTCGACTGCCCAAGCTGCGCCTGGACGGAGTCGGGGTCGGACCGTCGCGAGACGTTCGAGTTCTGCGAGAACGGCGTCAAGGCGGTCTCGGCTGAGGCGACGGTCTGGCGGGTCCGCCCGGCCTTCTTCCGGAAGTGGTCGGTGCCGCAGCTTCGGGAGCACGACGACCACTGGCTGGAGAACCAGGGCCGCTTGACGCAGCCGATGCACCTCGCCTCAGGGGCCGACCATTACGAGCCGATCTCGTGGGAGGACGCCTTCGCTCTGATCGGTCGCGAACTGAAGGGGCTGGGGTCGCCGAACGAGGCGGTCTTCTACACTTCGGGCCGCACCAGCAACGAGGCCGCGTTCCTGTACCAGTTGTTCGCCCGCCTGTTCGGCACCAACAACCTGCCGGACTGCTCGAACATGTGCCACGAGTCGACGAGCTTTGGGCTCCAGGAGCAGCTTGGGGTCGGCAAGGGGATGGTGACGCTCGACGATTTCGAGCTGGCCGACGCCATGTTCCTCTTCGGTCACAATCCGGGGACGAACCACCCTCGGATGCTGACGACCCTCGCCAACGCCGCCGAACGCGGCTGCAAGATCGTGGCCGTCAACCCCCTGCGCGAGCGTGGGCTGGAGCGGTTCGCGCACCCGCAGCACCCCATCGACATGCTCAAGGGAGGCCGGTCGATCGCCTCGATGTACATCCCGGTGCGGATCGGCGGCGACCTCGCGCTGTTGAAGGGGATCATGAAGGAGATTGTCGACGCCGAGCGTCGGAATCCCGGCCAGGTGCTCGACCTGCCGTTCATCCGCGACCACACGTCGGGCTTCGACGAGTTCGCCGCCGACCTGGACGCGACCTCGTGGGACGCGATCGTCGCATCCTCGGGCGTCGGCCGCGAGATGATCCGCGCGGCGGCCGACGTGTACGCGAAGGCCGACCGCGTGATCGCCTGCTGGGGGATGGGGATCACCCAGCATCGCTGGGGCGTGGCGAACGTCCAGGCGATCGGCGACCTGCTTCTGCTCCGGGGCAACATCGGCCGCCCGGGTGCGGGGGCCTGTCCGGTCCGGGGGCACAGCAACGTACAGGGCGATCGGACGATGGGGATCTTTGAGCGTCCCTCGGCCGGGTTCCTGGACCGGCTTGGCAAGGTCTTCGGCTTCGAGCCTCCGCGCGAGCACGGTTACAGCGTGGTCGAGGCGATCAAGGCGATGCACGAGGGGAAGGTCGGCGTCTTCTTCGCGATGGGGGGGAACTTCGCGGTCGCGTCGCCCGACACCGCCTACACGGCCGAGGCCCTCTCGCGATGCCGGCTGACGGTCTCCGTGGCCACCAAGCTGAATCGAGGCCATCTGACGGTCGGCCGCGAGGCCCTGATCCTCCCCTGTCTCGGCCGCACCGAGCTGGACGTGCAGGCGTCCGGCACTCAGTTCGTCACGGTGGAGGATTCGATGTCGGTGATCCACGCCTCGCACGGGAGCCTGAAGCCGGGCTCGCCGATGCTCCGGAGCGAGCCGTGGATCGTCACTCGCCTGGCCATGGCGGCGCTAGGGGCGTCGTCGCCCGTCGACTGGGAATCGCTGGCCGACGACTACGACCGGATCCGCGACCTGATCGAAAAGACGGTCCCCGGCTTCCACGAGTATAACGAGCGCGTCCGTCATCCCGGCGGCTTCACGCTGGTCAACCCGGCGGCGGAGCGACGGTTCGTCACGGCGACGGGCAAGGCCCGGTTCATGGCCCATCCAATCCCGGCCGACCCCTGCGGCCCCGGCCGCCTGCTGCTGGCGACGATCCGCAGCCACGACCAGTTCAACACCACGATCTACGGCTACGACGACCGCTATCGAGGCGTCTACAACACGCGCCGAATCGTCTTCATGAACGCCCGCGACGTCGACCGCCTGGGCCTGGTCGACCGCCAGGTCGTCGACATCCTCGGCGAACACAAGGGCGAGACCCGCGTCTGCCCCCGGTTCATCGTCGTCGCCCACGACGTCCCCGAAGGCTCCTGCGCCGCCTACTACCCCGAGACCAACCCCCTCGTCCCCCTCGACGACGTCGACGCCCGCAGCCTGACCCCCTCGTCCAAGTCGGTCGTCGTCCGCATCGTGGCGACACGGCATGGGAAGAGCGTTTGA
- a CDS encoding type II TA system antitoxin MqsA family protein, which produces MNCRERQMRRTTIDRYETTVDHDGRSYSLTLKDFEVLQCANCGAIALDDSADDRISAALREAAGLLQPAEIVENRKRLGLTQKQLAYHLRIAESTLSRWETGGQIQQRAMDALLRVFFESPHARSILGASERSEPLQVAVADD; this is translated from the coding sequence ATGAACTGCCGCGAACGCCAGATGCGTCGTACGACGATTGATCGTTACGAGACGACTGTTGATCACGACGGCCGGAGTTACTCGTTGACATTGAAGGATTTCGAGGTCCTTCAGTGTGCGAACTGCGGCGCGATCGCCCTCGACGACTCGGCCGATGATCGGATCAGCGCGGCGCTTCGCGAGGCGGCCGGCCTCCTTCAACCAGCCGAGATCGTCGAGAACCGTAAGCGCCTTGGGCTCACCCAGAAGCAACTGGCCTATCATCTTCGGATCGCCGAATCGACGCTTTCCCGCTGGGAAACGGGGGGCCAAATCCAGCAGCGCGCGATGGACGCCTTGCTGAGGGTCTTCTTTGAGAGCCCCCACGCGCGTTCGATCCTGGGAGCGTCGGAACGATCCGAGCCACTTCAAGTCGCCGTCGCCGACGATTGA